One window of Epinephelus fuscoguttatus linkage group LG9, E.fuscoguttatus.final_Chr_v1 genomic DNA carries:
- the urp1 gene encoding urotensin-related peptide 1, which translates to MLSVALFYLVAVICSARRTHALPLYSDTNLEPQADFIQKLVSEVEDGPNAAEGEQREVNDLYPLLMQHNGGRESWSRGAKDSAQQDKLANTVEDLREAVLKLAAADKLRSQGFLRSEQNLPKTNKRACFWKYCVTN; encoded by the exons ATGTTGTCTGTAGCTCTGTTTTACCTTGTAGCTGTGATTTGTTCTGCAAGACGGACACATGCTCTACCTCTGTACTCTGACACCAACCTGGAGCCACAGGCAG ATTTCATTCAAAAATTAGTGTCAGAGGTAGAGGATGGACCCAACGCTGCTGAGGGGGAGCAGAGAGAGGTGAATGATCTGTATCCTCTACTGATGCAGCACAATGGAGGGAGAGAGTCCTGGAGTAGAg GCGCTAAAGATTCAGCACAACAAGATAAGTTAGCAAACACG GTCGAGGACCTCAGAGAAGCCGTCTTGAAGCTGGCAGCGGCTGACAAGCTTCGCTCTCAGGGTTTTCTCAGATCAGAGCAGAACttgccaaaaacaaacaaaagag